A window of Taeniopygia guttata chromosome 14, bTaeGut7.mat, whole genome shotgun sequence contains these coding sequences:
- the DCUN1D3 gene encoding DCN1-like protein 3, which produces MGQCVTKCKNPSSTLGSKNGERESGSKSHSKRSAVHKDDHGSACGKASGDILVNGTKKTDAAVESSQPPTFSGDTKKDSVCSAEESSLQRIGELFRRYKDEREDAILEEGMERFCNDLCVDPTEFKVLVLAWKFQAATMCKFTRKEFFEGCKAINADSIDGICARFPSLLNEAKQEHKFKDLYRFTFQFGLDSEEGQRSLHREIAIALWKLVFTQNKPPILDQWLHFLIKNPSGIKGISRDTWNMFLNFTQVIGPDLSNYSEDEAWPSLFDTFVEWEMERRKKEEETKCVLSSDTEGLCADEQT; this is translated from the exons ATGGGCCAGTGTGTCACCAAGTGCAAGAACCCTTCTTCTACCCTTGGCAGCAAAAATGGGGAGAGAGAATCTGGCAGCAAGTCCCACAGCAAGAGAAGTGCAGTCCACAAAGACGACCATGGCTCAGCTTGCGGGAAGGCTTCAGGAGACATTCTTGTGAACGGGACAAAGAAAACAGACGCTGCTGTAGAGTCCAGTCAGCCTCCGACGTTTTCTGGAGATACAAAGAAAGACTCTGTTTGCAGTGCAGAGGAATCCTCTCTACAAAGGATTGGGGAGTTATTCAGGAGGTATAAGGACGAGCGGGAAGATGCCATACTGGAAGAAGGAATGGAACGATTTTGCAATGACCTCTGTGTTGATCCCACTGAATTTAAAGTACTAGTTTTGGCTTGGAAATTTCAGGCTGCTACCATGTGCAAATTTACAAG GAAGGAGTTTTTTGAAGGCTGCAAAGCCATAAATGCAGACAGCATTGATGGCATTTGTGCAAGGTTCCCCAGCCTCCTTAATGAAGCCAAGCAGGAGCATAAATTCAAGGATCTCTATCGTTTCACCTTCCAGTTTGGCCTGGACTCTGAAGAAGGACAGAGGTCGCTACATCGGGAAATAGCCATTGCCCTTTGGAAATTAGTCTTCACCCAAAACAAGCCCCCTATTTTGGACCAGTGGTTACACTTCCTAATCAAGAACCCCTCAGGAATCAAGGGAATCTCCCGGGACACATGGAACATGTTTCTAAATTTTACTCAGGTGATTGGACCAGACCTTAGCAACTACAGCGAGGACGAGGCCTGGCCGAGTCTCTTCGATACCTTTGTGGAGTGGGAAATGGAGcgaaggaaaaaggaagaggaaaccAAATGTGTTCTGTCTTCGGACACAGAGGGCCTGTGTGCGGACGAACAGACTTAG